The bacterium DNA window AATTAAATGCGACAAAATCTATCCCGTTGAACCCAAGAAAGTGAGAGCATGCAACCGAGGCTTGACATTCGGCAACACATGTTGTACATTAGAATGTACAGAATCCGGAGGTCAGATGTACAAAGAGATGACGATCACAGAAGCACGGCAGGCCCTAACCTCTCTGCCGGAACTATTTGAAAAGAATCCCGGCACAGTCGCGGTGACTCGCCGCGGCAAGCAGGTGCTGGCGGTGCTGCCGTGGGAACTCTATGAGTCTATCATGGAGACAATGAACATCTTGGGCGACGCCGAACTTATGGCCGCGATTCGACAGGGGATGAAAGACATCGAAGCCGGGCGAACTGTTTCTCTTGAGGAGTTCGAACGGAGACTGAAGCTGTGAAAACTTATACCGTCAGGATTTCCGAACTGGCGACGCAAATGGCGGAAAAGATCAACGACGTCCGCGTGCGCAGGAAATTGCTTGAACGCACCAAGGAGTTGGCTATCGATCCTTTGCTGCAGGGCAAACCCCTCGGGAACGAACTTGCGGGGTATCGAAGCGTGCGTGCGGTAGGGCAACGCTACCGCATCATCTATCGCGTTGAAGATGATATCGTGCTGGTTCTGGTGGTGGCGCTGGGCCGGCGCGAGGAGAAAAGTAAGGCTGA harbors:
- a CDS encoding type II toxin-antitoxin system RelE/ParE family toxin — translated: MKTYTVRISELATQMAEKINDVRVRRKLLERTKELAIDPLLQGKPLGNELAGYRSVRAVGQRYRIIYRVEDDIVLVLVVALGRREEKSKADIYELTKKLLRAGLIEPPKKK
- a CDS encoding type II toxin-antitoxin system Phd/YefM family antitoxin; its protein translation is MYKEMTITEARQALTSLPELFEKNPGTVAVTRRGKQVLAVLPWELYESIMETMNILGDAELMAAIRQGMKDIEAGRTVSLEEFERRLKL